From Penicillium psychrofluorescens genome assembly, chromosome: 1, one genomic window encodes:
- a CDS encoding uncharacterized protein (ID:PFLUO_001572-T1.cds;~source:funannotate): MSQTGAPKQQQDEQVESIDAAPHSAPGPDRNMKEDQALELIEDIGHSTILTPENNAHVLRKIDLRLLPILLGIYFLQQLDKSTLAYASVFGIIEKAHLHGQDYSWLGSVVYLAQLVAQPLVAYCLVTLPLGKFLAVSTLLWGIMLSCMTAADSFGSLLACRLLLGLFEAGIAPAFIAVTQMWYRRREQPVRLGSWYAMNGVVNMFGSLLTWGLGHINSPVLAPYQIIFLFFGLITVGLSLVILIYMPDSPIKSKFLQEEDKLVAIERLRMNQQGFESDKWKWDHVKEACLDVKSWIWFALMFSISIPSGGISTFGPLIIESFGFNKFNTILFNIPFGAVQLVATMGGAWLATILKMKGPVLILLCLPPIAGCVMLLRIPHDNMHKAPLLAGYYIISVYPGITPLIYSWSAANTAGETKKKVTTGILVVGQCIGNVIGPNLYTTAEAPLYTRGLTSNLAMFCVLIVLCTSNMAYLTVLNKKHEKRRVELGKDAKPIDHSMHAVGAVEADKEDMPVQVLAQDNAFKDMTDMKNEDFVYVY, encoded by the exons ATGTCACAGACAGGCGCCCCaaaacagcagcaggatgAGCAAGTGGAATCCATTGACGCAGCACCACATTCTGCGCCTGGTCCCGACCGCAACATGAAAGAAGACCAGGCACTGGAACTGATCGAGGACATAGGTCACTCGACTATTCTGACCCCCGAGAACAACGCGCACGTCCTGAGAAAGATCGACCTCAGACTCCTCCCTATTCTTTTAGGGATTTATTTTCTTCAGCAGCTCGACAAGTCGACTCTCGCATATGCATCCGTCTTTGGGATTATTGAAAAAGCCCACCTCCATGGCCAGGACTATTCCTGGCTGGGCTCGGTGGTTTACCTTGCCCAGCTCGTCGCCCAGCCGTTGGTGGCATATTGTCTGGTCACTTTGCCGCTAGGAAAATTTCTGGCGGTATCGACTCTTCTTTGGGGGATCATGCTTTCCTGTATGACGGCGGCAGACAGCTTTGGGAGTCTGCTGGCTTGCCGATTGCTTCTTGGTCTGTTTGAGGCGGGAATAG CACCGGCCTTTATTGCTGTGACCCAGATGTGGTATCGACGACGTGAGCAGCCTGTGAGACTGGGATCATGGTATGCAATGAACGGGGTTGTCAATATG TTTGGCAGCTTGTTAACTTGGGGACTTGGACATATCAATTCGCCCGTCTTAGCTCCTTACCAG attattttccttttctttggTCTCATCACCGTCGGGCTCTCCTTGGTCATACT CATCTACATGCCAGATTCCCCTATAAAGTCCAaatttcttcaagaagaGGATAAGCTGGTGGCTATTGAGAG ACTCCGCATGAACCAACAAGGTTTCGAAAGTGACAAATGGAAATGGGACCATGTCAAAGAAGCATGTCTCGACGTCAAGTCCTGGATCTGGTTTGCGTTGATGTTCTCAATCTC AATCCCGAGCGGCGGTATCTCCACCTTCGGCCCCTTGATCATTGAGTCCTTTGGATTCAACAAATTCAACACCATTCTTTTCAATATCCCTTTTGGTGCTGTCCAGCTCGTTGCTACTATGGGCGGTGCCTGGCTGGCGACCATTTTGAAGATGAAGGGCCCGGTTTTGATTCTGCTATGCCTCCCACCCATTGCGGGATGTGTGATGCTGCTTCGTATTCCACATGATAATATGCATAAAGCTCCTTTGCTTGCAGGGTACTATATT ATCTCTGTTTACCCAGGAATCA CGCCCTTGATCTACTCATGGTCTGCGGCAAACACAGCCGGagagacgaagaagaaagtgacCACCGGTATCCTGGTCGTGGGTCAATGTATCGGTAAT GTGATTGGTCCGAATCTCTATACTACAGCAGAGGCTCCTCTCTATACGCGCGGGCTCACCTCAAA CCTTGCAATGTTCTGCGTTTTGATTGTTCTCTGCAC GTCAAACATGGCATATCTCACTGTCCTGAACAAGAAACACGAGAAGCGGCGCGTGGAACTAGGAAAGGATGCGAAACCCATAGACCATTCCATGCATGCTGTCGGTGCTGTAGAGGCAGACAAGGAGGACATGCCTGTTCAGGTTCTTGCTCAGGACAATGCGTTCAAGGACATGACAGACATGAAGAACGAGGATTTTGTATATGTATACTAG